GTGTCCCCTTCAGCTTACAGCTGTGAGTACTGGCTCACCCAGCCTGCTGAGCCCTCCTGGCACAGCCACGGTAACCCgctgccctcctctcctccaggtgGGACACGGCTGGCCAGGAGAGGTTCAAGTGCATCGCATCCACCTACTACCGTGGAGCACAAGGTGAGGTGCCAGGGTCCAGGAGTGTGCGGGGTGCCGAGAGCCAGAGACTTGTACCCTGGTCCTAAACGAGCAGCCTGCTGCAACAAACCCTCCTGTAACACGCACGCCACCGTGCTGGCAACCCTACCGTAACACGCACGCCGCCCTGCCGGCAACCCGCCTGTAACACGCACGCCGCCCTGCTGCAACAAACCCTCCTGTAACACCCATGTCACCCTACTGGCAACCCTCCTGTAACACGCACGCCGCCCTGCCGCAACAAACCCTCCTGTAACACGCACGCCGCCCTGCCGGCAACCCTACTGTAACACGCACGCCGCCCTGCTGCAACAAACCCTCCTGTAACACGCACGCCGCCCTGCCGGCAACCCTACTGTAACACGCACGCCGCCCTGCGGCAACCCTTACCGTAAACACGCACCCGCCCTGCTGCAACAAAACCTCCTGTAACAGCGCACGCCGCCCTGCCCGGCACCCCTGTTAACAGCGCAGCCGCCGCCTGGCGGCAACCCTATCGTTAACACGCACGCGCCCTGCTGCAACAAACCCTCCTGTATACCGGCACGCCACCCTTGGGGAACGCCTACCGACACGCACGCCGCCCTGCTGCAACAAACCTCCTGTAACACGCACGGCCGCCCTGCCGAACCCTACCGCACGCACGCCGCCCTGGCTGCAACCACCCCGTTAACACCACGCCGCCCCTGCCCGGCAACCCTACCGTAACACGCACACCGCCTGTCAGCACACCTACTGTAACGACGCCGCCCTGCTTGCAACAAACCCTCCTGTTAACACGCACGCCGCCCCCCAGTCCGGCACTTACCGTAACACGCACGCCCCTGCCGCAACAAACCTCCTGTTTACACCCACGGCCGCTCTGTCGGCAACCCTACCCGTAACACGCACGCCGCCCTGCCCGCACAAACCCTCCTTGTAACACGCAAGCGCCCTGTCGACAACCCCTACCGTAACCGCTCGCGCGCCCTGCCGCCAACAAACCCTTCTTAACCGATGCCGCCCCTGTCGGCAACCCTACCGTTAACACGCACGCGCCCTGCTGCAACACAGCCCTCTGTAACACTGCACGGCGCCCCTGCCGGCAACCCTTACCGTAAACACACACGCACCTTCAGCAACCCTACCAGTAACACGCACGGCCACCCTGCGCAACAAACCCTCCGTGTAACACGCATGTCACCCTACTGGCACCTCCTGTAAACACCATGCGCCCTGCGGCAACCCTTACCGAACACGCACGCCGCCCTGCTGCAACAAACCCTCCTAGTAACACGGCATGCACCCTACTGGCAAACCCTCCTGTAACATGCATGCCGCGTCCTTGCGTCAATCCTACCGTACATGCCGCCGCCCTGCTGCAACAAACCTCCTGTAACACGCACGCCGCCCTGCTGCAACAAACCCTCCTGTAACACGCATGCCGCCCTGTCAGCAACCCTACCGTAACACGCATGCCGCCCTGCCGCAACAAACCCTCCTGTAACATGCACACCGCCCTGCCGCAACAAACCCTCCTGTAACACGCACGCCGCCCTGCCGCAACAAACCCTCCTGTAACACGCATGCCGCCCTACTGGCAACCCTCCTGTAACACACGCCGCCCTGCTGCAACAAACCCCCCTGTAACACACATGCCGCCCTGCCGCAACAAACCTTACCGTAACACGCACGCCGCCCTGCTGGCAACCCTATTGTAACACACACGCCACCCTGCTGGCAACCCTCCTGTAACACGCATGCCACTCTGCCGCAACAAACCCTCCTGTAACACACACGCCGCCCTTCCGGCAACCCTACTGTAACACACACGCCACCCTTCCGGCAACCCTACCGTAACACGCATGCCGCCCTTCCGGCAACCCTCCTGTAACACACGTACGGCCCTTCCGGCAACCCTACCGTAACACGCACACCACCCTGCCGGCAACCCTCCTGTAACATGCACGCCGCCCTGCCGGCAACCCTACCGTAACACGCACGCCACCCTGCTGGTAACCGTCCTGTAACACACGTGCAGCCCTGCCGGCAACCCTACCGTAACACGCACGCTGCACTGCCGGCAACCCTACCGTAACACACGTGAGGCCCTTCCGGCAACCCTACCATAACACACACGCCGCCCTGCCAGCAACCCTACCGTAACACACACACGGCCCTACCATCACACACATGCTGCCCTACCGGCAACCCTACCATAACACACATGTGGCCCTTCCAGGAACCTTACCGTAACACACACACGGCCCTACCATCACAAACACGCCCCCCTGCCAGCAACCCTACTGTAACACACAGCCCTACCATCATAAACACGCCGCCCTGCTGGCAACCCTACCATAACACACATGCAGCCCTTCTGGCAATCCTACCATGACAAACACGCCGCCCTGCCGGCAACCCTACCATAACACACATGCAGCCTTCTGGCAATCCTACCATAACAAACACGCCGCCCTGCCAGCAACCCTACCATAACACACACACGCCCCACCATCACGCACACACCGCCCTTCCATAACAATCTGGCCCCTGAAGGCCCAGTGCTATCAGCCCTACACCAAGCACAGGCTTGTGCTCTCAATAACAAGCACACAGGGTTTGTGGGCTCCCCCGAGCCCCCCATCTCTCACCTCCTCTTGCTCTTTCCCCAGCGATAGTGATTGTGTTCGATGTGAACGACGTGGCGTCTCTAGCGCACACCAGGTACGGTAACGCCAGCTCAGAGGGTGAAGGGATTCTTcttgcagggagtggggttggtTGCCGGGGGCAGAGGTGATGGCAGTGTAGGGTGGGGACCTGGGGGAGCAGCGAGCAGGTGGGCGGGGTTGGGGGCGATGGCAGCCATGGGGGCCtggacagaggggagggaggatggcAGCCAGCAGAACcagagggcagggtggggagtggggtttgTAACTGACAAGTGGGGATTTCTAGAAGTCTGCCTGGGGGAGGTGCTGGAGGAGGCGCGGGGGGCTGGGGCCTGTGGTGGGGAATTCGAGGCATAAGGGGACAGGCTGTAGGTCAGGGTGTCGGGGTTGGGTGCAGGCACTGGGCCATGTGGGGGCTGAAGTTGGGGGACCGAGGGTagggctgagctggggggctGCTTGCTGCCATCCCTGGGGCCAGGCTGAGTGGGCATCTGTCTCTGTGGAAGTCTCACAGCCCAGGGCCCCGCTTGCCTCCCCGGCTAACGGCCTCTCTCGCCCTTCAGGCAGTGGCTGGCTGACGCCCTGAAGGAGAACGATCCCTCCAATGTGATCCTCTTCCTGGTGGGCTCGAAGAAGGATCTGAGTGTGAGTGTGGGTCCCAGCCCCCCCAAGCTGAATGGCACTTGCAGGGGAGAGCCTGGGGCCACCCTTCATTGTCCTGCGGGGGCTCAACTCACCAAACTCCCTTGGACAGAGCCCTGGGGTCGATCTAGGCCACGGAGCTGCCTTCCATCCCCCATCTGTCCTAGGCAGCCCCCAGGAGCCGTCCCCCCAGCACCCTatgggcccctgccattgggccggCCTCAGGTCTCAGGCGGTGACCTCCCGTCTCCTCCCGCAGCCGCCTGCGCAGTACAGCCTCATGGAGAGAGACGCCATCAAGGTGGCCAAGGAGATGCAGGCGGAGTACTGGGCTGTCTCCTCGCTCACCGGTGAGTGCCCTTGCCCCGGCTCCCATGGGGCAGGCTGTGATGAGGGGTGGTCAGAGGGGAGAGGtgcccccagctgctgcctctctcGACCCCCTAGAGTGGAGGCCTGGTgcccccagggctgaagcatagcccaggattcccagctggcatCACTGTTGAAGGGTCTGAccaccctttccccccaccccaactctgcattCCTGCCCCCAGGCCTTCCCTCAGCACACTTGTGCCTGCGCCAGCCTCAGATACCTAGTGCCCACTGCTGGCAGGCTGTGACCATGCAGCTGCCCACGGCTCAGTGTACCCCAGAGTATGTCCCAGCACTGGCACatccctggggctgggagcctgggacGGAGGGGGTCACTGTCGGCTCTCCGGGCAGGGGAGAACGTGAGGGAGTTTTTCTTCCGCGTGGCCTCGCTGACCTTCGAGAGCAGTGTGCTGGCCGAGCTGGAGAAGAGCAGTGCCAGGAAGATCGGGGACGTCGTGCGTGAGTATCCTCCTCATCGccgctgggatcccagccagcagcaccactGTACATTGATCTAATGCCCGGGGGCATCTAGCACTGTGCTGGCTCCGCTGGGTAACCACatgtcacagagtccccaggtgatgctctggagctgttccccacaaagccaggcaggactttggggagcctcctctcccttggagcagactgtcttcagggcaagaagctcacacggcttcacctcctgggtctctccttggagcattcagcatccagCAACACCACTAACACACATCCGCCCACCATCATAAACACGCCGCCTGCGGCAACCATACCATAAACACATCATGCAGCCCTTCGGCAACCTACATGACAATACACCCGCCTCCGCAAGCCCTATCCCCCCCCAAAACACATTCAGCCTCTGGCAATCCTAACCAAACAAAACACGCCCCCTGCCAGCAACCCTACAAACACCCACACCCCCACCATCACGCAACACACCGCCCTTCCATAACAATCTGGCCCCTGTAGGCCCAGTGCTATCAGCCCTACACCAAGCACAGGCTTGTGCTCTCAATAACAAGCACACAGGGTTTGTGGGCTCCCCCGAGCCCCCCATCTCTCACCTCCTCTTGCTCTTTCCCCAGCGATAGTGATTGTGTTCGATGTGAACGACGTGGCGTCTCTAGCGCACACCAGGTACGGTAACGCCAGCTCAGAGGGTGAAGGGATTCTTcttgcagggagtggggttggtTGCCGGGGGCAGAGGTGATGGCAGTGTAGGGTGGGGACCTGGGGGAGCAGCGAGCAGGTGGGCGGGGTTGGGGGCGATGGCAGCCATGGGGGCCtggacagaggggagggaggatggcAGCCAGCAGAACcagagggcagggtggggagtggggtttgTAACTGACAAGTGGGGATTTCTAGAAGTCTGCCTGGGGGAGGTGCTGGAGGAGGCGCGGGGGGCTGGGGCCTGTGGTGGGGAATTCGAGGCATAAGGGGACAGGCTGTAGGTCAGGGTGTCGGGGTTGGGTGCAGGCACTGGGCCATGTGGGGGCTGAAGTTGGGGGACCGAGGGTagggctgagctggggggctGCTTGCTGCCATCCCTGGGGCCAGGCTGAGTGGGCATCTGTCTCTGTGGAAGTCTCACAGCCCAGGGCCCCGCTTGCCTCCCCGGCTAACGGCCTCTCTCGCCCTTCAGGCAGTGGCTGGCTGACGCCCTGAAGGAGAACGATCCCTCCAATGTGATCCTCTTCCTGGTGGGCTCGAAGAAGGATCTGAGTGTGAGTGTGGGTCCCAGCCCCCCCAAGCTGAATGGCACTTGCAGGGGAGAGCCTGGGGCCACCCTTCATTGTCCTGCGGGGGCTCAACTCACCAAACTCCCTTGGACAGAGCCCTGGGGTCGATCTAGGCCACGGAGCTGCCTTCCATCCCCCATCTGTCCTAGGCAGCCCCCAGGAGCCGTCCCCCCAGCACCCTatgggcccctgccattgggccggCCTCAGGTCTCAGGCGG
The genomic region above belongs to Chelonoidis abingdonii isolate Lonesome George chromosome 20, CheloAbing_2.0, whole genome shotgun sequence and contains:
- the RAB34 gene encoding LOW QUALITY PROTEIN: ras-related protein Rab-34 (The sequence of the model RefSeq protein was modified relative to this genomic sequence to represent the inferred CDS: deleted 1 base in 1 codon) — protein: MSVLAPVRRDRIITELPQCFHKEAALHSRSSFHPQVTGACQEQRTGTVGFKISKIIVVGDLSVGKTCLINRFCKDTFDKNYKATIGVDFEMERFEVLGVPFSLQLWDTAGQERFKCIASTYYRGAQAIVIVFDVNDVASLAHTRQWLADALKENDPSNVILFLVGSKKDLSPPAQYSLMERDAIKVAKEMQAEYWAVSSLTGENVREFFFRVASLTFESSVLAELEKSSARKIGDVVRIHSTDSDLYLTAQRRKSKCCL